Proteins encoded within one genomic window of Sphingomonas sp. NBWT7:
- a CDS encoding DNA topoisomerase IB, whose translation MSATKIVYCDDEEPGITRRKMRHGWGYFDVEGNRITDRDEIDRLNAIGLPPAYRDAWFCPNANGHIQAIGWDEKGRKQYRYHADFRAAREDEKYNLCPAFGRALPRLRARMEADLASRGHSKDKTIAAIVKLLDIGHLRVGNETYARKNKSFGVTTLRDRHAEIRGKTLRLQYKAKSGKLKMLTITDGSLARFVKKCQDLPGQKLFQYVDEHGEPRPVTSSDVNAYIKAAMGTDFTAKHFRTWGASAIAFEALAGSKANLSLKTLLAPVTERLGNTPAIARKSYVHPALIALVKEGQEAFRTGLSLPRSTRWLSRAERGLIAFLETGQSPAEREAA comes from the coding sequence GTGAGCGCGACGAAAATCGTTTATTGTGATGATGAAGAGCCCGGAATCACGCGGCGCAAGATGCGCCACGGCTGGGGCTATTTCGACGTCGAGGGCAACCGCATCACCGATCGCGACGAGATCGACCGGCTGAACGCGATCGGCTTGCCGCCCGCCTATCGCGATGCCTGGTTCTGCCCCAATGCCAACGGCCATATCCAGGCGATCGGCTGGGACGAGAAGGGCCGCAAGCAGTACCGCTACCACGCTGATTTCCGCGCCGCACGCGAAGACGAAAAGTATAACCTTTGCCCCGCGTTCGGGCGGGCGTTGCCGAGGCTTCGCGCGCGCATGGAAGCCGATCTCGCCAGCCGCGGCCACAGCAAGGACAAGACGATCGCCGCGATCGTCAAACTGCTCGACATCGGCCATTTGCGCGTCGGCAACGAGACCTATGCGCGCAAGAACAAGAGCTTCGGCGTCACCACGCTGCGCGATCGCCACGCCGAAATCCGCGGCAAGACGTTGCGGCTGCAATACAAGGCGAAATCGGGCAAGCTGAAGATGCTGACGATTACCGACGGCAGCCTCGCGCGGTTCGTCAAGAAGTGCCAGGATCTCCCCGGCCAGAAGTTGTTCCAGTACGTCGACGAGCATGGTGAGCCGCGCCCCGTCACCTCATCGGATGTCAACGCCTATATCAAGGCGGCAATGGGGACTGATTTCACCGCCAAGCATTTCCGCACCTGGGGCGCGAGTGCGATCGCGTTCGAGGCGCTGGCGGGATCGAAGGCGAACCTCAGCCTCAAGACGCTGCTCGCGCCGGTTACCGAACGGCTCGGCAACACGCCGGCGATCGCGCGAAAATCCTATGTTCATCCCGCGCTCATCGCGCTGGTGAAAGAGGGGCAGGAGGCGTTTCGCACCGGCCTGTCGCTGCCGCGCTCGACCCGGTGGCTCAGCCGCGCGGAACGCGGACTGATTGCGTTCTTGGAAACCGGCCAGTCGCCGGCGGAGCGCGAAGCGGCCTAA
- a CDS encoding LysR family transcriptional regulator, whose product MRLPDLEAWAIFATVAEHRSFTAAADALGLSKATVSKAVSRLEADLGQSLFHRTSRRLALTEAGRPLAEHAAQILATAQAAEEAARDGAAAPTGRIRLAAPMTFGVSNVAPLLAGFLAAHPGIEIELHLSDARVDIVAEGFDVALRIAELPDSSLRARRLCAIQSHLVAAPAYLARAGTPTHPGQLGDHALLGYTNVTGPWRFRGPGGAEVSVKAHGPLAANSGDALMPALVAGLGIARLPTFILGDTLARGAVIELLPEWRPAPIGLHLLTPPSPLRPARVEALIAFLADRLHD is encoded by the coding sequence ATGCGCCTGCCCGATCTCGAAGCCTGGGCGATCTTCGCCACCGTCGCTGAGCACCGCTCGTTCACTGCTGCCGCCGACGCGCTCGGACTGAGCAAAGCGACCGTGTCGAAGGCGGTATCACGGCTCGAGGCGGATCTCGGCCAATCGCTGTTCCACCGCACGTCGCGCCGTCTCGCGCTGACCGAGGCAGGCCGCCCGCTCGCCGAGCACGCCGCACAGATACTTGCCACCGCGCAGGCGGCCGAGGAAGCGGCGCGCGATGGCGCCGCCGCGCCGACGGGCCGCATTCGCCTCGCCGCGCCGATGACCTTCGGGGTGTCGAACGTCGCGCCGCTGCTGGCCGGTTTCCTCGCCGCGCATCCCGGGATCGAGATCGAGCTGCACCTGTCCGACGCGCGGGTCGATATCGTCGCGGAAGGGTTCGACGTCGCGCTGCGCATCGCCGAGCTGCCCGACAGTTCGCTGCGCGCGCGCCGGCTGTGCGCGATCCAGTCGCACCTCGTCGCCGCGCCGGCCTATCTCGCGCGCGCCGGCACCCCGACGCATCCCGGCCAGCTCGGCGATCACGCGCTGCTCGGCTACACCAACGTCACCGGGCCGTGGCGTTTTCGTGGGCCGGGCGGCGCGGAAGTCTCGGTCAAGGCGCACGGGCCGCTGGCGGCGAACAGCGGCGACGCGCTGATGCCCGCGCTCGTCGCCGGGCTCGGCATCGCCCGCCTGCCCACGTTCATTCTCGGCGACACGCTCGCGCGCGGCGCGGTGATCGAGCTGCTGCCCGAATGGCGGCCCGCCCCGATCGGGCTCCACCTGCTCACCCCGCCGAGCCCGCTGCGCCCGGCGCGGGTTGAAGCGCTGATCGCCTTTCTCGCCGACCGGCTGCACGATTGA
- a CDS encoding glycosyltransferase — MLRVLTLSSLFPDAGRRNFGVFVERQTLGLAARAGVAVRVVAPVGLPPWPLRLHPHYRPLAALPRRETWKGLTVERPRFTTWPGTGGRYHSAALARTLVPVLDRVRADFAFDVIDASFFFPDGPAAVTLGARYGVPVSIKARGADIHYWGYRPATAASVRDAGHRADGLLAVSAAMRADMAAIGIDPARVTVHHTGVDLDRFAPVDRAAAKARLGVSGPLVVSVGALITRKGHDVVIEAVARLPGVQLLIAGEGPERPRLAALAARLGVAHRVRLLGSVPHDDVPALIAAADVMALASASEGLANAWVEALACGTPIVITAAGGAADVVRDAAAGRIADRSPAGFAAAIAAILADPPAQEATRAGALGFTWEANAAALHAHLAALVARRT, encoded by the coding sequence ATGCTTCGCGTGCTGACGCTATCCTCGCTTTTCCCGGACGCCGGCCGGCGGAATTTCGGCGTGTTCGTCGAACGGCAGACGCTGGGGCTCGCCGCGCGGGCCGGGGTGGCGGTGCGCGTCGTGGCGCCGGTCGGGCTGCCGCCGTGGCCGCTGCGGTTGCATCCGCACTACCGCCCGCTCGCCGCGCTGCCGCGGCGTGAAACGTGGAAGGGGCTTACCGTCGAGCGACCGCGCTTCACGACGTGGCCGGGCACCGGAGGGCGCTATCATTCCGCCGCGCTCGCCCGCACGCTCGTCCCCGTGCTCGATCGGGTCCGCGCAGACTTCGCGTTCGACGTGATCGACGCGTCGTTCTTTTTTCCCGACGGGCCGGCGGCGGTGACGCTCGGCGCGCGGTACGGCGTGCCGGTGTCGATCAAGGCGCGCGGCGCGGACATCCATTACTGGGGGTATCGGCCGGCGACCGCCGCATCGGTGCGCGACGCCGGCCATCGCGCGGACGGCCTGCTCGCTGTCTCCGCCGCGATGCGCGCCGACATGGCGGCGATCGGGATCGATCCGGCGCGCGTGACAGTCCACCACACCGGCGTCGACCTCGATCGCTTCGCACCGGTCGACCGCGCTGCGGCGAAGGCACGTCTCGGCGTCAGCGGGCCGCTCGTCGTGTCGGTCGGGGCGCTGATCACACGCAAGGGGCACGACGTGGTGATCGAGGCGGTCGCCCGGCTACCCGGTGTGCAGCTGTTGATTGCGGGCGAAGGGCCCGAGCGGCCGAGGCTCGCGGCGCTAGCTGCGCGGCTCGGGGTCGCACACCGCGTGCGGCTGCTCGGCAGCGTACCGCACGACGATGTTCCCGCGCTGATCGCCGCCGCCGACGTGATGGCGCTCGCATCCGCTTCCGAGGGGCTCGCCAATGCGTGGGTCGAAGCGCTGGCGTGCGGGACGCCGATCGTCATCACCGCGGCGGGCGGCGCGGCCGACGTCGTGCGGGACGCCGCCGCGGGTCGGATCGCCGATCGCAGCCCCGCCGGCTTCGCCGCCGCGATCGCCGCGATCCTCGCCGATCCGCCGGCGCAGGAGGCGACGCGTGCCGGCGCACTCGGCTTCACCTGGGAGGCGAATGCCGCCGCGCTTCATGCGCACCTTGCCGCGCTCGTCGCGCGCCGGACATGA
- a CDS encoding M15 family metallopeptidase, which produces MRRLPLYLLLAIASPVQAQLCDGVSAPIGGDGRALGHFPYGDVAPGSLLAVPPEYAIGECRLRPEALADLRRLMAAASGDPAVQGRLYALSCHRSLERQQATFCRTRQSASGRDRAISAAPPGHSEHATGYVLDFTVRPADGCPDAEACMAAKPAFRWLAANAPRFGFEMSFPPSNRQNVKWEPWHWRWVGTSARVPGAARARFVFARAREAFPANPAVDPILPRVTPPPVVRTIVVPPETARERRARERRERRKRRAR; this is translated from the coding sequence ATGCGACGTTTGCCGCTCTACCTGCTTCTCGCCATCGCAAGCCCGGTGCAGGCGCAATTGTGCGACGGCGTCAGCGCGCCGATCGGCGGCGATGGACGCGCGCTCGGTCACTTCCCGTACGGTGATGTCGCGCCGGGCAGCCTGCTCGCCGTGCCCCCCGAATATGCGATCGGCGAGTGCCGTTTGCGCCCGGAAGCACTGGCGGACTTGCGCCGGCTGATGGCCGCGGCGTCGGGCGATCCCGCGGTGCAGGGCCGGCTCTACGCGCTCTCGTGCCACCGCTCGCTCGAGCGTCAGCAGGCGACCTTCTGTCGCACCCGGCAGAGCGCAAGCGGCCGCGATCGCGCGATTTCCGCCGCGCCGCCGGGGCATAGCGAGCATGCGACGGGCTATGTGCTCGATTTCACCGTGCGCCCGGCCGATGGCTGTCCCGATGCGGAAGCGTGCATGGCCGCCAAGCCAGCTTTCCGTTGGCTCGCCGCCAACGCACCGCGCTTCGGCTTCGAAATGTCGTTTCCGCCGAGCAACAGGCAGAACGTGAAGTGGGAGCCGTGGCACTGGCGGTGGGTCGGCACCTCGGCGAGAGTGCCGGGCGCCGCACGCGCGCGCTTTGTCTTTGCGCGCGCCCGCGAAGCCTTTCCTGCCAATCCCGCCGTGGACCCGATCCTGCCGCGGGTAACGCCACCGCCCGTTGTGCGCACGATCGTAGTACCGCCGGAAACGGCCAGGGAGCGCCGCGCGCGCGAACGGCGCGAGCGCAGGAAACGGCGGGCACGCTGA
- the ctrA gene encoding response regulator transcription factor CtrA, protein MRVLLIEDEPTTAKAIELMLSVEGFNVYSTDLGEEGLDLGKLYDYDIILLDLNLPDMHGYDVLKRLRVARVSTPVLILSGVNEMDSKVRSFGFGADDYVTKPFHREELVARIHAVVRRSKGHSQSVIRTGKLSVNLDAKTVEVDGARVHLTGKEYAMLELLSLRKGTTLTKEMFLNHLYGGMDEPELKIIDVFICKLRKKLSLACEGENYIETVWGRGYVLREPDEVAAKVA, encoded by the coding sequence ATGCGGGTGCTGCTGATCGAAGACGAGCCGACGACCGCCAAGGCGATCGAGCTGATGCTATCGGTAGAAGGGTTCAACGTCTATTCGACCGATCTTGGCGAGGAGGGCTTGGACCTCGGCAAGCTCTACGATTACGACATCATCCTGCTCGATCTCAACCTGCCCGACATGCACGGCTACGACGTGCTGAAGCGGCTGCGCGTCGCGCGCGTGTCGACGCCGGTGCTGATCCTGTCAGGCGTCAACGAGATGGATTCGAAGGTGCGCAGCTTCGGCTTCGGCGCCGACGATTACGTGACCAAGCCGTTCCACCGCGAGGAATTGGTAGCGCGCATTCATGCCGTCGTGCGCCGCTCGAAGGGCCATTCGCAATCGGTGATCCGTACCGGCAAGCTCTCGGTCAATCTCGACGCCAAGACGGTCGAGGTCGACGGCGCACGCGTGCACCTGACCGGCAAGGAATATGCGATGCTCGAGCTCCTGTCGCTGCGCAAGGGCACGACGCTGACCAAAGAGATGTTCCTCAATCATCTCTACGGCGGGATGGACGAGCCCGAGCTCAAGATCATCGACGTCTTTATCTGCAAACTGCGCAAGAAGCTGAGCCTCGCATGCGAGGGCGAGAATTACATCGAGACCGTGTGGGGCCGCGGCTACGTGCTGCGTGAGCCGGACGAGGTCGCCGCCAAGGTCGCCTGA
- a CDS encoding RluA family pseudouridine synthase, producing the protein MIGDRVLFLDGEALVIDKPAGLPVDPPRDGSISLENHLSNLTFGFRRWPHPVHRLDRDTSGCLLLSRNPKAHARLQQAFEAGAVTKRYLAILDGVPDGEAGEIDLPLGKVSTAAAGWRMTRDAAGKPSRTGWRLIRVQDGRALVEFRPATGRTHQIRVHALEGLGVSVVGDPTYGRADKAGMMLHAATLIVPRAGKPDVSAEAPWPERFRAVGFDE; encoded by the coding sequence ATGATCGGCGACCGCGTTCTCTTCCTCGACGGCGAGGCATTGGTGATCGACAAACCCGCAGGGCTGCCGGTCGATCCGCCGCGCGACGGGTCGATCAGCCTCGAAAACCATCTGTCCAACCTGACGTTCGGCTTTCGCCGCTGGCCGCACCCCGTTCATCGGCTCGACCGCGATACCAGCGGCTGCCTGCTGCTGTCACGCAACCCCAAGGCGCATGCGCGGCTGCAACAGGCGTTCGAAGCGGGCGCGGTGACGAAGCGTTATCTCGCGATCCTCGATGGCGTGCCCGACGGTGAGGCGGGCGAGATCGACCTACCACTGGGCAAGGTATCGACCGCGGCGGCGGGGTGGCGGATGACGCGCGACGCCGCGGGCAAGCCGTCCCGCACAGGATGGCGGCTGATCCGCGTGCAGGACGGCCGCGCGCTGGTCGAGTTCCGGCCGGCGACCGGCCGCACGCACCAGATCCGCGTCCACGCGCTGGAAGGGCTCGGTGTGTCGGTGGTGGGCGATCCGACCTATGGCCGGGCGGACAAGGCGGGGATGATGCTTCACGCTGCGACGCTGATCGTGCCGCGCGCCGGCAAGCCCGACGTGTCGGCTGAAGCGCCGTGGCCCGAGCGGTTCCGCGCGGTGGGGTTCGACGAGTAG
- a CDS encoding mechanosensitive ion channel family protein has product MATNNTAAPLPKISADDVQQQVHTFWTSSAGWISEYWLQVAIAIAVGTGLSLGLLWLRSLGPRLAKRSSSGTGWTAIIGRAIERTSTFFIVMVAAKLVSGYAGPPAIVATTINFLFTVAAVFQAATWARELILGAVEHRTRSENYSGEALMNAMGLIRLLVTIVVFAIALVVVLDNLGVNVTGLVAGLGVGGIAIGLAAQGIFADLFAALAIIFDRPFRRGDAIMYDTSSGTVEEIGLKSTRIRGINGEERIISNKNLLNKEIINNTQRDRRRTKLLLGLAYETDAELLDRVPDILKEEVEARSQIFVRAGFVNFGASTLDFELEFDTPFADFQHAYDARHKVGLAILRRFNSEGINLPFPIQTTYTAAPDGRLVMPYPEVQAVHEVCAPRDATPAGAPQQI; this is encoded by the coding sequence ATGGCGACTAACAACACCGCCGCCCCGCTGCCGAAGATTTCGGCAGATGACGTGCAGCAGCAGGTTCACACATTCTGGACGTCGAGCGCCGGGTGGATCAGTGAATATTGGCTCCAGGTAGCGATCGCGATCGCGGTCGGCACCGGGCTGTCGCTCGGATTGCTGTGGCTACGCAGCCTCGGCCCGCGGCTCGCGAAACGCTCGAGCTCGGGCACCGGCTGGACGGCGATAATCGGCCGCGCGATCGAGCGGACCAGCACCTTCTTTATCGTCATGGTCGCGGCGAAACTGGTGTCGGGCTATGCCGGCCCGCCGGCAATCGTCGCGACGACAATCAATTTCCTGTTTACCGTCGCCGCGGTGTTCCAGGCGGCGACCTGGGCGCGCGAGCTGATCCTCGGCGCGGTCGAGCATCGCACCCGGTCCGAGAATTACTCGGGCGAGGCGCTGATGAACGCGATGGGGCTGATCCGCCTCCTCGTCACGATCGTAGTCTTCGCGATCGCGCTGGTCGTCGTGCTCGACAATCTCGGCGTCAACGTGACCGGTCTCGTCGCCGGTCTCGGCGTCGGCGGCATCGCGATCGGCCTCGCCGCGCAGGGCATCTTCGCCGATCTGTTCGCCGCGCTCGCGATCATCTTCGATCGCCCGTTCCGCCGCGGCGATGCGATCATGTACGATACGAGTTCGGGCACCGTCGAGGAGATCGGGCTCAAGTCGACGCGCATCCGCGGGATCAACGGCGAAGAGCGGATCATTTCGAACAAGAATCTGCTCAACAAGGAAATCATCAACAACACGCAGCGCGATCGCCGCCGAACCAAGCTGCTGCTCGGTCTCGCCTACGAAACCGACGCCGAGCTGCTTGATCGCGTGCCAGATATTCTGAAGGAAGAGGTCGAGGCGCGATCGCAGATCTTCGTGCGCGCGGGCTTCGTCAATTTCGGCGCGTCGACGCTCGATTTCGAGCTTGAGTTCGATACCCCCTTCGCCGATTTCCAGCACGCCTATGATGCGCGGCACAAGGTCGGCCTGGCCATACTGCGTCGCTTCAACAGCGAGGGGATCAATCTCCCCTTCCCGATCCAGACGACCTACACCGCCGCGCCCGACGGCCGCCTCGTCATGCCTTATCCGGAGGTGCAAGCCGTCCACGAGGTCTGTGCACCGCGCGACGCGACGCCGGCCGGGGCGCCGCAGCAAATCTGA
- a CDS encoding pirin family protein — MTDTRTRIDRRPFDSLGHANHGWLDARHHFSFANYYDPARMGWGPIRVWNDDIVAPQNGFPPHPHRDMEIITYVRSGAITHQDSLGNQGRTGAGDVQVMSAGTGVRHAEYNLENEPTTLFQIWIEPRTKGGSPSWGAKPFPKDDRSGRFVTLASGYAEDIEALPIRADARVLGATLKAGERVTYDVAAGRHAYLVAATGAISIDGEELTARDGAALVGGSYIIEARADAELVLVDAE; from the coding sequence ATGACCGATACCCGTACGCGCATCGACCGCCGGCCGTTCGACAGCCTCGGCCACGCCAATCACGGTTGGCTCGACGCACGGCATCATTTCAGCTTCGCAAACTACTACGATCCTGCCCGCATGGGATGGGGCCCGATCCGCGTGTGGAACGACGATATTGTCGCGCCGCAGAACGGCTTCCCCCCGCATCCGCATCGCGACATGGAGATCATCACCTACGTCCGCAGCGGCGCGATCACGCATCAGGATTCGCTCGGCAATCAGGGCCGCACCGGCGCTGGCGACGTTCAGGTGATGAGCGCCGGAACGGGTGTGCGCCATGCCGAGTACAATCTCGAGAACGAGCCGACGACGCTGTTCCAGATATGGATCGAGCCGCGCACCAAGGGCGGCAGCCCGAGCTGGGGCGCGAAGCCCTTTCCCAAGGACGATCGCTCGGGCAGGTTCGTAACGCTGGCGAGCGGCTACGCCGAGGACATCGAAGCGCTGCCGATCCGCGCCGACGCGCGCGTGCTCGGCGCGACGCTGAAGGCAGGCGAGCGCGTCACGTACGACGTCGCGGCGGGGCGCCACGCCTATCTGGTCGCGGCGACCGGCGCGATTTCGATCGACGGCGAGGAACTGACGGCACGCGATGGCGCCGCGCTCGTTGGTGGCAGCTACATCATCGAAGCACGCGCCGACGCCGAACTGGTTCTCGTCGACGCGGAATGA
- a CDS encoding isochorismatase family cysteine hydrolase, translating into MTNAAILLIDLLNTFEFVGGDQLKDAVAGMTAPLAALRRDAHVQDVPVIFVNDNYGRWHDEPSQLIDHAIDKGGETVAAIRPVPSDYFVIKPESSGFYATTLPALLPRLGVSRLILCGVASDICVLFTAADAHMREYDLWVPGDLVASHHGERGDWALDMMANGMSAEIRPTTDLTLAEWLASEPRVAPGTRGS; encoded by the coding sequence ATGACGAATGCCGCGATCCTCCTCATCGATCTGCTCAACACCTTCGAGTTCGTCGGCGGCGATCAACTGAAGGACGCGGTCGCGGGGATGACGGCGCCGCTCGCCGCGCTGCGTCGCGATGCGCACGTGCAGGACGTGCCGGTGATCTTCGTCAACGACAATTACGGCCGCTGGCACGACGAGCCCAGTCAACTCATCGATCATGCGATCGACAAGGGCGGTGAGACGGTGGCGGCGATCCGCCCGGTGCCGAGCGACTATTTCGTCATCAAGCCCGAATCTTCGGGCTTCTACGCCACCACCTTGCCGGCGCTGCTGCCGCGTCTGGGCGTGTCGCGGCTGATATTGTGCGGCGTCGCGTCCGACATCTGCGTGCTGTTCACCGCCGCCGACGCGCACATGCGCGAATATGATCTATGGGTGCCCGGCGATCTCGTCGCCTCCCACCACGGCGAGCGCGGCGACTGGGCGCTCGACATGATGGCGAACGGCATGAGCGCGGAAATACGCCCCACGACCGACCTCACGCTCGCCGAATGGCTGGCGAGCGAACCCAGGGTCGCGCCGGGCACCCGCGGATCGTGA
- the arfB gene encoding alternative ribosome rescue aminoacyl-tRNA hydrolase ArfB: MVAIPVTRSIAIDSDELIETATRAGGPGGQHVNTTDSAVILRFDVANSPSLPEAVKLRLATLAGTRMTREGVLVLRSEGSRSQLLNRQEVRERLVALIQQATIVPKKRRPTKPTKASQTRRVEAKAKRGTIKANRRRPID, translated from the coding sequence ATGGTTGCCATTCCCGTCACCCGATCGATCGCGATCGACAGCGACGAGCTGATCGAGACGGCGACGCGCGCCGGCGGGCCCGGCGGCCAGCACGTCAACACCACCGATTCGGCGGTAATCCTGCGTTTCGACGTCGCGAACTCACCCTCGCTGCCCGAAGCCGTAAAGCTGCGTCTCGCCACGCTCGCCGGCACGCGGATGACGCGTGAAGGCGTGCTGGTGCTCCGCTCCGAAGGCTCGCGATCGCAATTGCTCAACCGTCAGGAGGTGCGCGAACGGCTCGTCGCGCTGATCCAGCAGGCGACGATCGTGCCAAAGAAGCGCCGCCCGACCAAGCCGACCAAGGCGTCGCAAACGCGGCGCGTCGAGGCCAAGGCGAAGCGCGGCACGATCAAGGCGAACCGACGCCGGCCGATCGACTGA
- a CDS encoding AI-2E family transporter, producing the protein MNRLAPDPDDARYVRRLFLTIAVVALAAAIYFTGDLLILAFGSALGAIVIHAIAEIYETRARLSDRVALGCAIATVLALIGFLVWLFAVEFRTQVNVLVTRLPGIIDQLAAQMAQSPVGAKVVDAVRAAFAGSRVAQDIGGLAEGAGQFILNALLVLVGAIFFAVDPKVYERGFLLLMPPSKRAAMEDALIDTAATLRLWLRAQLIQMTTMGVLVGIGLWLVGVPSAPALALLTGISEFIPYVGPVAAMIPAMGLAATLSIHHVLWTVGVFAIVRVVQTNFITPFVTSRVVAIPPAVTLFAILAIGAVFGLFGLFFSAALLVMVFTLVRSLYLRDTLGEDIPHSRHRTLFDSTGTPRDSPSKLD; encoded by the coding sequence ATGAACCGCCTCGCCCCCGATCCCGACGACGCGCGCTACGTCCGCCGCCTGTTCCTGACCATCGCGGTGGTCGCACTCGCGGCGGCGATCTACTTCACCGGCGATCTGCTGATCCTCGCCTTCGGCTCCGCGCTGGGCGCGATCGTGATCCACGCCATCGCGGAAATCTACGAAACACGGGCGCGGCTGTCCGATCGCGTCGCGCTCGGCTGCGCGATCGCCACCGTATTGGCGCTGATCGGCTTCCTCGTCTGGCTGTTCGCGGTGGAATTCCGCACACAGGTCAACGTCCTCGTCACGCGGCTGCCGGGCATCATCGACCAGCTGGCTGCGCAGATGGCGCAGTCCCCAGTCGGCGCCAAGGTGGTTGATGCGGTCCGCGCGGCGTTCGCCGGCAGCCGCGTCGCGCAGGACATCGGCGGGTTGGCGGAGGGCGCAGGCCAATTCATCTTGAACGCCCTGCTCGTCCTCGTCGGCGCGATCTTCTTCGCGGTCGATCCCAAGGTGTACGAGCGCGGCTTCCTTCTGCTTATGCCGCCGTCGAAGCGCGCCGCGATGGAGGATGCGCTGATCGATACCGCCGCGACGCTGCGCCTGTGGCTGCGCGCGCAGCTGATCCAGATGACGACGATGGGCGTCCTGGTCGGCATCGGCCTGTGGCTCGTCGGCGTGCCGTCGGCGCCAGCGCTCGCGCTGCTGACCGGAATCAGCGAGTTCATCCCCTACGTCGGCCCCGTCGCCGCGATGATCCCCGCGATGGGGCTCGCCGCGACGCTATCGATCCATCATGTGCTGTGGACGGTCGGCGTGTTCGCGATCGTTCGCGTCGTGCAGACCAACTTCATCACGCCGTTCGTCACCAGCCGCGTCGTCGCCATCCCGCCGGCAGTAACGCTGTTCGCGATCCTCGCGATCGGCGCGGTATTCGGCCTGTTCGGCCTGTTCTTCTCCGCCGCGCTGCTCGTCATGGTCTTCACGTTGGTGCGCAGCCTGTACCTGCGCGACACGTTGGGAGAGGACATTCCGCACAGCCGCCACCGCACCTTGTTCGACTCCACCGGCACGCCCCGCGACTCGCCTTCCAAGCTGGATTAA
- the wrbA gene encoding NAD(P)H:quinone oxidoreductase — protein sequence MAKVLVLYYSSYGHLAKMAEAVAEGARQGGAEVDIRRVPETAPKEVAEKAGFQPDHSHPEIEGVNALPNYDAIIVGAPTRFGRMPSQMASFLDQAGGLWATGALNGKVGGAFTSTASQHGGQEVTLFSIITNLMHFGMTIVGLDYGYQDQTTLDAVHGGTPYGASTIAGGDGSRQPSEIDLGGARYQGKRIAETAAKLSA from the coding sequence ATGGCAAAGGTTCTGGTGCTTTATTATTCGTCCTACGGCCACCTCGCGAAGATGGCCGAGGCAGTCGCAGAAGGCGCGCGGCAGGGCGGCGCGGAGGTCGACATCCGCCGCGTGCCCGAGACCGCGCCGAAGGAGGTCGCCGAAAAGGCGGGCTTCCAGCCCGACCACTCGCATCCCGAGATCGAAGGCGTGAACGCGCTGCCGAACTACGACGCGATCATCGTCGGCGCGCCGACGCGGTTCGGCCGGATGCCCAGCCAGATGGCATCGTTCCTCGATCAAGCCGGCGGGCTGTGGGCGACGGGCGCGCTGAACGGGAAGGTCGGTGGTGCCTTTACCTCGACCGCGAGCCAGCACGGCGGACAGGAAGTGACGCTGTTCTCGATCATCACCAACCTGATGCACTTCGGCATGACGATCGTCGGGCTCGACTATGGCTATCAGGACCAGACGACGCTCGACGCAGTACATGGCGGTACGCCCTATGGCGCGAGCACGATCGCGGGCGGCGACGGCAGCCGCCAGCCGAGCGAGATCGACCTCGGCGGCGCGCGTTACCAGGGCAAGCGGATCGCCGAGACGGCGGCTAAACTGTCCGCCTGA